The following are encoded in a window of Hemicordylus capensis ecotype Gifberg chromosome 12, rHemCap1.1.pri, whole genome shotgun sequence genomic DNA:
- the TLCD1 gene encoding TLC domain-containing protein 1 — MGPWLRSAGRVLCTTLAFGALRWALRQAPLPAHVRRDPLRTWRWRNLLVSFVHSIVVGLWAVAGVWQVPEIFTDIVNTAPPSGILLMSVSAGYFIHDSLDIIICRQSRASWEYLVHHTMAISGLFSGIFLERFVGAGLISLFVEVSNIFLTMRMMMRLGKLPFPTFYQVNKYINLVVYFLFRLAPQAYLSWYFVRFVEMRGQGAFLMVNLVLLDGMILIYFSRLLRSDFCPSSRDEGPGSEKKFLID; from the exons ATGGGCCCGTGGCTGCGCTCGGCCGGGCGGGTGCTGTGCACGACGCTCGCCTTCGGGGCGCTCCGCTGGGCGCTGCGCCAAGCCCCGCTGCCGGCCCATGTGCGCCGCGACCCGCTCCGCACCTGGCGCTGGAGGAACCTCCTCGTCTCCTTCGTCCACTCCATCGTGGTGGGGCTCTGGGCCGTCGCGGG GGTGTGGCAGGTACCGGAAATCTTCACAGATATTGTCAACACAGCCCCACCATCCGGGATCCTGCTGATGTCTGTTTCCGCAG GTTATTTCATCCATGACAGTCTCGACATCATAATCTGCCGCCAGTCCCGTGCCTCTTGGGAGTACCTGGTCCACCACACCATG GCCATCTCGGGGTTGTTCTCTGGGATCTTCCTGGAGCGCTTTGTGGGGGCCGGCCTGATCTCtctctttgtggaggtgagcaacATCTTCTTGACCATGCGGATGATGATGAGGCTGGGGAAACTGCCCTTCCCCACCTTCTACCAGGTCAACAAGTACATCAACCTGGTGGTCTACTTCCTCTTCCGCCTGGCACCCCAGGCCTACCTGAGCTGGTACTTTGTCCGCTTCGTGGAGATGCGGGGCCAGGGCGCCTTCCTCATGGTCAACTTGGTGCTCCTCGACGGCATGATCCTCATCTACTTCTCGCGCCTCCTGCGCTCCGACTTCTGCCCGAGCTCCCGGGATGAGGGCCCCGGCAGCGAGAAGAAGTTCCTCATAGACTAG